From Microbacterium sufflavum:
TTCCGACCTGCGCACGGCGGGCCTCGACCTGGTCGCGGTCGGCTCGCGCTCGCAGGAGTCCGCCGACGCGTTCGCCGCGCGGTTCGACATCCCGCACGCGCACGCCTCGTACGAGGCGCTCGTGGCGGATCCCGACGTCGACATCATCTACGTCTCCACACCCCATCCGATGCACCACGAGAACGCCCGGCTCGCCCTGGAGCACGGCAAGCACGTGCTGGTCGAGAAGGCGTTCACGCTGAACCAGGCCGAGGCCGCCGACCTGCAGGCGCTCGCCGCCGAGCGCGGCCTGCTGGTCACCGAGGCCATGTGGACCAGGTATCTGCCGCACATGGTGCGCATCCGCGAGCTGATCGCCGAGGGGGCGCTGGGCGAGATCCGCACCGTGAGCGCCGACCACACGCAGCTCCTGCCGACCGACCCGGCGCACCGCCTGAACGCGCTGGAGCTGGGCGGCGGCGCGCTGCTCGACCTCGGCATCTACCCGATCTCGTTCATCTGGGACATCCTGGGTGCCCCCACCAGCATCCGCGCGGTGGGCCGCCTGGTCGAGACGGGCGCCGACTCCGAGGTCGCCACGGTCATGACGCACGAGGGCGGCGCAGTGTCGACCAGCCTGTCGTCCTCGCGCGGCGCGGGCCCCAACGCGGCGAGCATCGTGGGCACCGCCGCCCGCATCGACATCGATCGCGTCTGGTACGCGCCCACCACGTTCCGTCTGGTGCTGCCCGACGGCACGGTCGCGGAGGAGTACGTGACCGACATCACCGGGCGCGGGATGCAGTTCGAGGCGATCGCGGCGGAGCGTCTCGTGGCCGAGGGGAACCTCGCCGGCGACATCCTCCCGATCGCCGAGAGCGTCGCGATCATGGGGGCGCTCGACGAGATCCGCGCCCAGATCGGCGTCCGCTACCCCGGCGAGGAGGACCACCGTGGCTGAGACCCCCGACGCCCGTGTCGCGGTCTACCTGGACTTCGACAACATCGTCATCTCCTGGTACGACCGCGTCCACGGCCGCAACTCGTACGGCAAGGACCGCCAGCGCATCACCGAGAACCCCAACGACCCCGAGGTCGCCGAGCGGTTGAACAGGGCGATGATCGAGGTCGGCGCCATCATCGACTACGCCGCCTCGTTCGGCACCCTCGTGCTCACCAGGGCCTACGCCGACTGGTCGTCGCCCGTGAACGCCGAGTACCGCTCGCAGCTCGTGGCCCGTGCGGTCGACCTGGTGCAGCTGTTCCCGGCCGCCGCGTACGCCAAGAACGGCGCCGACATCCGGCTCGCGGTCGACGCGGTGGAGGACATGTTCCGCCTGCCCGACCTCACCCACGTGGTGATCGTGGCGGGCGACAGCGACTACGTGCCGCTCGCGCAGCGCTGCAAGCGCCTCGGCCGCTACGTGATCGGGGTCGGCGTGGCCGGCTCCACCGCGAAGTCGCTCGCCGCCGCGTGCGACGAGTTCGAGTCGTACGACTCGCTGCCCGGTGTCGCCCGCCCGGCGAAGAGCGTGAACCGCACGCCCGCGGAGGCCCCGGCGGAACTCGCGGCCCCACCGGCGGACACCGCGACCAAGCCGAAGGCGGCACCCAAGACGCGCGCGAAGGCCAAGGCCGCGAAGACCGAGGAGCCCAAGGTCGAGGAGAAGATCGACGACCAGGGCGAAGCCACGCGTCTGCTGGAGCGGGCCCTGCGCCTCGGGCACGACAAGGCCGATGCCGACGAGTGGCTGCACAGCTCAGCGGTCAAGACGCACATGCGCCGCATGGACCCGTCCTTCAGCGAGAAGGCGCTCGGCTACCGGTCGTTCTCCGACTTCCTGAAGTCGCGCGACGACATCGCCGAGCTCGAGGAGACGGGGCACGAGCGCCTCGTCCGCCTGCGCGAGCCCTGATCCCCCCGCCTGCGCGAGCCCTGATCCACCCGCCTGCGCGGGGCCTGATCCATCCGCCTGCGCGAGCCCTGATCCCCCCGCCGGCGCGAGCCCTGATCCCCCCGCCTGCGCGGGGCCTGGCCCATCCAGGCCGAGGTCCGGCCCCTACTGGTTGCTGAAGGCGGCGTCGAACGCGGCCTCGGGCGGCGGCCACAGCAGCGACCGCACGAAGCCGAGCGCTTCGGGGGCACCGTGGAGCCGGTCCATGCCGGCGTCCTCCCACTCGATCGAGATCGGGCCGTCGTAGCCGATCGCGTCGAGTGCCCGGAAGGCGTCCTCCCACGGCACGTCACCGTGACCGGTCGACACGAAGTCCCAGCCGCGCCGCGGGTCGCCCCACGGCAGGTGCGACCCGAGCACGCCCGCCCGGCCGTTGTGCGGACGCATCCGGGTGTCCTTGCAGTCCACGTGGTAGATGCGGTCGGCGAAGTCGACGATGAACCCGACCGGGTCGATGTTCTGCCACATCATGTGCGAGGGGTCCCAGTTGAACCCGAACGCCTCGCGGTGGTCGATCGCGTCGAGCGCACGCACGCTCGACCAGTAGTCGTAGGCGATCTCACCCGGGTGCACCTCGTGCGCGAACCGCACGCCCTCGCCGTCGAACACGTCGAGGATCGGGTTCCAGCGGTCGGCGAAGTCCTGGAACCCCTGCTCGATCACGGCGGCGGGCACGGGCGGGAACATCGCCACGTAGGGCCAGATCGACGAGCCGGTGAAGCCCACGACCGTGTCGACCCCGAGCTTGCGGGCGACCCGGGCGGCGCGCGTCATGTCCTCGGCCGCTCGCTGCCGCACCCCTTCGGCCTCGCCGTCGCCCCACACGTACGGGCGCAGGATGCTCTGATGGCGAAAGTCGATCGGGGCGTCGCACACGGCCTGGCCCGCCAGGTGGTTCGAGATCGCGAAGAGCCGCAGGCCGTGTCGGTCGAGGATCTCGCGGCGCGAGGCGAGGTAGGCGTCGTCCTCGTCGGCGCGGCGCAGGTCGAGGTGGTCCCCCGATGCCGCGACCTCCAGCCCGTCGTAGCCCCACTCGGCGGCGAGCCGGGCCACCTCCTCGAACGGCAGGTCGGCCCACTGGCCGGTGAACAGGGTGACCGGACGAGTGCTCATGGATCCTCCTTGGTCGCGGGTACGGGGTACGGGGGTCGGGCGGGCGGGGTCGCGGGGTCAGGCACCCAGGGCACGCAGATGGGCGATGCTGCGCGCGGCGAGCTCGTCCTGGCTCGCGGCGAGCGGGCGCCACACCGACGCCGCGACCGCGATCGTCGCGTTCTCGCCGGTGAAGCTCTCCAGCCCGAGCACCCCGCGGTAGCCCGCGTCGTCGAGCGCCGCGAGGATGCCCGGCCAGTCGGTGTGGTCGTCGCCCACCGCCCCGCGGTCGCTGCCGCACACCTGCACGTGGGCGATCGCGGATCCCGCGGCCCTGATCGCGTCGGCCGGCCGCTTCTCCTCGATGTTGAGGTGGTACGTGTCGAGGGCGAGCCCCACGCCCGCGCCCAGCAGCGGCTCGAGCGCGTCGAGGCTCTGCGCGACCGTGTTGAGCACGCTCGTCTCATACCGGTTGAGGGGTTCGACGGCGAGGATGAGCCCGGCGGCCGCCGCCTCGTCCGCCAGGGGCGCCAGGTTCTCCCGCAGCTCCGCCACGACCGCGGTGCGCTCCCCCGCGTCCATCCGCCAGGTCGCTCCGGTGGGCGCGTAGAACGGACCGGCCACGACCGGGGAACGGAGGATCGCGGCCGCGTCGAGGCAGGCGCGCAGGTACTCCTGCGTCGCCGGCACGTCGCCCGCGC
This genomic window contains:
- a CDS encoding NYN domain-containing protein; this encodes MAETPDARVAVYLDFDNIVISWYDRVHGRNSYGKDRQRITENPNDPEVAERLNRAMIEVGAIIDYAASFGTLVLTRAYADWSSPVNAEYRSQLVARAVDLVQLFPAAAYAKNGADIRLAVDAVEDMFRLPDLTHVVIVAGDSDYVPLAQRCKRLGRYVIGVGVAGSTAKSLAAACDEFESYDSLPGVARPAKSVNRTPAEAPAELAAPPADTATKPKAAPKTRAKAKAAKTEEPKVEEKIDDQGEATRLLERALRLGHDKADADEWLHSSAVKTHMRRMDPSFSEKALGYRSFSDFLKSRDDIAELEETGHERLVRLREP
- a CDS encoding sugar phosphate isomerase/epimerase family protein, whose product is MSTRPVTLFTGQWADLPFEEVARLAAEWGYDGLEVAASGDHLDLRRADEDDAYLASRREILDRHGLRLFAISNHLAGQAVCDAPIDFRHQSILRPYVWGDGEAEGVRQRAAEDMTRAARVARKLGVDTVVGFTGSSIWPYVAMFPPVPAAVIEQGFQDFADRWNPILDVFDGEGVRFAHEVHPGEIAYDYWSSVRALDAIDHREAFGFNWDPSHMMWQNIDPVGFIVDFADRIYHVDCKDTRMRPHNGRAGVLGSHLPWGDPRRGWDFVSTGHGDVPWEDAFRALDAIGYDGPISIEWEDAGMDRLHGAPEALGFVRSLLWPPPEAAFDAAFSNQ
- a CDS encoding Gfo/Idh/MocA family protein, with the protein product MTGLRWGILATGGIAGAFASDLRTAGLDLVAVGSRSQESADAFAARFDIPHAHASYEALVADPDVDIIYVSTPHPMHHENARLALEHGKHVLVEKAFTLNQAEAADLQALAAERGLLVTEAMWTRYLPHMVRIRELIAEGALGEIRTVSADHTQLLPTDPAHRLNALELGGGALLDLGIYPISFIWDILGAPTSIRAVGRLVETGADSEVATVMTHEGGAVSTSLSSSRGAGPNAASIVGTAARIDIDRVWYAPTTFRLVLPDGTVAEEYVTDITGRGMQFEAIAAERLVAEGNLAGDILPIAESVAIMGALDEIRAQIGVRYPGEEDHRG
- a CDS encoding sugar phosphate isomerase/epimerase family protein; amino-acid sequence: MPRTIAVNTWVWTSPLTDETLEPLAHTAARMGYDALELPLENPGDWDPVRARAVLDGLGMGAVLVGAMGQGRSLVARAGDVPATQEYLRACLDAAAILRSPVVAGPFYAPTGATWRMDAGERTAVVAELRENLAPLADEAAAAGLILAVEPLNRYETSVLNTVAQSLDALEPLLGAGVGLALDTYHLNIEEKRPADAIRAAGSAIAHVQVCGSDRGAVGDDHTDWPGILAALDDAGYRGVLGLESFTGENATIAVAASVWRPLAASQDELAARSIAHLRALGA